A single genomic interval of Rhinatrema bivittatum chromosome 12, aRhiBiv1.1, whole genome shotgun sequence harbors:
- the SF3B5 gene encoding splicing factor 3B subunit 5, whose translation MTDRYTIHSQLEHLQSKYIGTGHADTTKWEWLVNQHRDSYCSYMGHFDLLNYFAVAENESKARVRFNLMEKMLQPCGPPVDKPEES comes from the coding sequence ATGACGGACCGTTACACCATCCACAGCCAGCTAGAGCACCTGCAGTCCAAGTACATCGGCACGGGCCACGCCGACACCACCAAGTGGGAGTGGCTGGTGAACCAGCACCGGGACTCGTACTGCTCTTACATGGGCCACTTCGACCTGCTCAACTACTTCGCCGTGGCGGAGAACGAGAGCAAAGCCCGGGTGCGCTTCAACCTCATGGAGAAGATGCTACAGCCCTGCGGGCCGCCGGTCGACAAGCCCGAGGAGTCGTAG